From the genome of Nicotiana tabacum cultivar K326 chromosome 17, ASM71507v2, whole genome shotgun sequence:
TGGATGAATCCTAAAAAACAACTAGGAAACAAGAATCCCAAATAAACTCAACCTGACTAATAAGCTAAAAGACTGCTGCGATCCACCTTTAGAGAATTTGTTTGATCCAAACGTCCGGTTCATGCTTCTAAACCAGTTGGATGCTTGGGCTAGATCCAGTGCCCCACATATTCAATGTGTTTAGATTTGCAGGCAACTATGTTGAGTAGACTCTCCAAAATGCCACTGCTCCCATGTCGGATCCTCCCAATATACATTGCTTTTGGAGGATCCGGCACGCACCCAGTGACATTTTTGGAGAGTCCGTGTAACATAGGCAGACAACACATTCTAATCTGCATGTAGTTAAATCAGAAACCTAAAATAGATGGCTGATAGTGGAACCATTGCTGATATGATACCCTCACCTAAAACTTTATTTTGTACTAGTTCATTTTCGGGATTGCAGAGCCTCAAAGTGGAGAAATTTTTTTTCTGGAAGGATTTTGATGAGTACCTTTTCATTTTGAGATTTTCTTTGAAGAATTTGCGCAAGTGTAAAAGTCTTGAACATTTTGCAGTTGTATAATGTTGAATATGAACAGGTTGCATCTTTCCCATTTGATGATCACAACTGCCCGCCAATTCATCTTATTAAACTGTTTTGCCAAAGTGCATATTCGTGGTTGAAGGAGGACATTCTAAATGTGGTAGTTGTACACTGTAAAGCTGGAATGGCTAGGACAGGGCTTATGATTTGTAGCCTCCTTCTATTCTTGAAGGTGAGACCTTGTACATGGAAAATACTTGCATGCAGGCTGAAACTTTTGCTAGTTTCTCCCATTCACACTTATTGTTTTACCCTTTTTACTATTCAGTTTTTCCCAACAGCTGAGGAATGCATCAACTACTATAACCAAAAAAGATGTGTAGATGGGAAGGCCCTTATTCTTCCAAGTCAGATTGTTAGTCATCGCCTCCAATGAAACATATTGATTTACAGCCATTTATATTATTGATCTAGCTAATGACTTTTGTGCTTTTCCTAGAGgtatgtaaaatattttgagcGCATCTTGACTCAATTCGGTGGTGAAACTCCGCCTGGACGTAGGTACTTTTCTTGTTAACTATAGTTAATTCTTTGTCTGATCTTCAAGAAGTAATTAAGCAGTTACCATGCTGCAGGTGCATGCTGAGAGGATTTCGATTCCACAAGTGTCCATCCTGGATAAGGCCCTCAATTACAATATCTAGTCACAGTGGTAGGTTTTCTGCACACAATATTGGCAAAATAACATCCATCTATAATCGCCTTATAATCAAGTGGCTACTTTGTGTTCTTCTACTTTAAAAGGCTGAGTTGTTCAATGCTACACCTTGTATTTGTCGAAATGCTTCGTGAATCAGATCCTATTTGAGCTAGCATGCTTTTATTGATGCTTTTACCAAGTAGGATGCATCTTATCCCATCACCTTGCTAAGAATCCAGCATGATCTTGATGTTGTACTTTCTGCAGGCATCCTGTTTTCAACAAAAAAGCATCCGAAGACTAAGGACCTTATGGTAAATTAGTTCAATCTCTGTGTATGACTCTTGCTTAATTGTAAACCGTgcttaaattaatttaaaaagatatTTTCAGTTTCAAAGTATTTGTCCCCTTGTGATATATCTTATTTATTTGTTGTATGTTGGTTATTGCAGCCTGAAGATTTTTGGATACGAACACAAAGAAAAGGAATTATGGTTTTTGCTCTACCAGGTGAACCTGGTCTAACTGAATTGGCAGGCGACTTCAAGATCTATTTTCATGATCGCCAAGGAGATTTCTACTGGTTTGCAATTGatcctttttcttttcagtaTTTCTTATATCTGTGCATGCCATTCAAGGATCTATTTTTATTGTAATCTAAAAGTAGTGAGAACCGGACACTCACCaaaaaaatggggggggggggggttgttagAGGAACTTCTGTAGTAATCAATAATGAAATGTTCTGTTCTTCCTAGCACTACCCATGGCAACTCCTTGTGAGAAGAGGAACATGCAAGTGAAAATGTTAGCTGAATAGTTCTTTCGGACACATAAGAATTTCATCCTATTTCCATTGCAGCTGGTTAAACACGTCAATGATGGAAAACAGACTGATTTTAGGTGTCTCGGAATTGGATGGCTTTGATAAGGTAATTGATATGCTTGTCATCTGTAGTACTACTTTGTTATGATTAAGAGTCTGACTCAATATCCTTTCTGAAGATCCATTCTTTTCCTATGGAATAGCATTCTACCTTCATCTAGGCTCTAATTGGATTTGCATCTTCTTTCACTTTCTATATGTATCTTTTCAGAGGAAACTACCATCTCCTGGATTCCAAGTTGAGATTGTGATGGTAGATTATGATGGAAGTGTTCCAGAAAAGTCCAAGGCTGATGGTGCCGCCAAAGGAAAGGACCCAAGACAAGGAAACAGTTCTTCATCCAGTGAACGAATTAAAGGtaatttgaacaaaaacacgGTATCGGGGGGCCAAAACCGTGGTGATGATGTATTTTCAGATAGTGACGGGGAGGAAGCTGCACCTTCCAGTACAAAAAGTCGGACAAGTGCTTCACAAACTGCTGCTGCGGGTGTTGATTCTGGCTCCCAAAAGGAGCAGATTGCCAATCTAACACATAATGCCGAACAACTTTCTCTTCGGAGCAGTGATCCTAAAAGTGGTGCAAGCGAGATCAAGGACGAGACAGTTGAGAGAGCTGCCATTCCAAATCTGGGCTCAAGTGATATTAAGGCCATTGCAGCAGATGCATCTGTGTTCAGTTTCGGAGACGATGACGATTATGAAAGTGAATAAGCAAGAAAATTCATCACAAGTGAAGAgaatgaatcaacaatagaaaaggaaaaaagtcgACGCAAATATAATTTTTAACATTTTCCTTTCAGTTTCTCTCCCTTATTTCTTTTGAAGTTGGTGGAGCTTTTAGAATTTACAGATATTCTTAAGCTGATGCTTTCCACCATTTTCTTAGCTATTTTGATTTATTTCACGGTAGACGTTTGACCTGTCAGATTCTTATGCCTAATTTATCACAAAATCCAACTTATTGTTGGCAATTTCAAAGAAGTAGCTCTAAGTTATTAGAAAGATGGCTAGCTCTTTGACCTTTATGGAGCATGGGGCTTTAGATGTCAATATTTGATCCTTGTAAAATCCCCTGGGCAGTCCGAATCTTTGTTTTCTCATAAGAATAATATAGTTATTTTGTTCGAGTTGCAAAGTTCTTTACCTCCTTTGTCTTTCAGTCTTTTAGTTTTTCAATCACTTTTTAAGTTTTAAGTGAATCTCATAATAATTTGAATCTGCAGTAGTATCTTCAAGCTGTATATTGGTATCATGTCCTCCGTTTCTTTGCTCATTCAAGGATTTCTTTACCTCGAAATATCTTTATATTGGCTTAAGCTGTTGCGAATAATCTTCGGGGGCTATCTTATGAACAAACAAATCTTCAGTAATACCTGTATCAAGTTGAGAAGAGACGTGTTTCTGTGTATATTGTGAGCTAGAGAAAAGTTGCATATAATTTGAAAGGTTCAAATTAATTATTCAAGCTTCATCAGGGCCCTTATGTAGACAGAAAAAACCAAAACAGTTGGTTTACTATTCAAGTCAAAAACAAGGAAGTTTCTGTTTGCACATAAGTACAATATTCGAAGCTTCTTTAAAATCTGTTAAATATAGAGACAGTGAGAGCCATAAAAGAAAAAGAGGTAGGATGCTCTTAACCTACAGTGTCAACCCCCCCCAAATCCAAATACCGTAGATGCTTAATGTAATTGCCTCTCAACCTCTAGGCTTTATTTTGAAAGTCAGTCACAATATCTGCACAGGCAATAAGCATTTTTAGTCATTCTTCtgcttgattttttttatttcattttttctctttaCTATATTTGTTACCCAAAGACGGAATTTTAGCATATTTACTAACTTGTTGATGTAGAGGAAAAGTTGCTGGCTCGTAATCGTATAGCATATAAAATTTGTAAAAGGAGCAGAATATAGTAATCCGTTTCCCTTAGAGACTACTTAAATTTGATAGGATTCAAATGCAATTTTTTTAAGCATGTCCGCCTCAAAGACGACCAAGACCCTCAACTGGTAGAGACGCATTTTTTAGACCGTTTCTTTTCATTCAAACTTGATCATCCATTAATAACTAAGTCAATCACATACTAAATGACAGAATATTTGTTGGCCTTCGTCAAAGTCAATACTCTTAATTTTGCTAGTTCATCCTTCTTTATAGTAGCAATTAACTTCAATTTGCAGATAGTTTAAACTTTAAACTACTTTGACTACTTATCCTCCAGCTGAAACAGCCTTTTCATTTTGAGTCCCAAAACTTCACTCTACCAAGTATTACCAAATACCAAGTATGTACTAGCTTCTACTACCAAAAATACCAAAGTAACTATGTTCACCAAGATTTAGACAAATGAATAAATCACCTAACTTTTTTTCTCCGTTAGAATTATGAACGTTGATTTCCCGCAGTCCTAGATAGCAATATTGTGTTTTAGCATAGGATTAAGCATTAGCAATCAACATGTCAACACAGAAAAAAAACAAAGCTTGGTTAAAATTGCACATGCTTCTTCCGCCGAGGAGTTACGTGGAGCACAGGTATAAGATACAACATCATCAACATCGAATAGGGAAAGATGGCATACAACTACTTAACCAACACATCTTCAGAGAGTCACAGATCATAAATAGACAATGCTACTTACGTAGCTGAAAAATCTTTATCCAGAAGCAACTAATGAAGCAATATCTTTATCAAATCCTCCTCAAATTTTCACCTTAACACAAAGTTTATATCTAGCACAGCAGACACTAAAAATAAGACCAGGACTTCCAATGCCTGTTGAGGGAGAATTTGCTTTGCAGGTTACTAGCTTTTATCATCCAACTTTGATCTAGTCATTATCATACACATTAAAGTTAAACAAAATCAAACTAAAGTTCATCAGAATGGGAAGTGAGATGTATATCTGCACATTGTATTGAACACTGCAAATACAAAATTAAAAGGAATGAATGAGAAAAGTTGAGAGTGGATCATTGTATGACCAATTACAGCTAACAATACGAACAGTATGATTTTTCTGTTTTAACTTTTGTTCACAATATTCATAAGCTCTCATTGGAATCACCATTACCATTTGACAACCTGCGGAGAGTGCACGCCACTAGGCCTCTTCCTCCAAAAAACCCAAACCATGACTTAGCTGCTGCTGATCGACCTACGTTGCTTGTCGACGGAATATCAGCGGCACCAATAACGGGCAGTGTATTCGCTATAGGTTGAAACTCTACTGCATCTTCTAGTGCTCCACCATCACTTGCACTACCATCCACAGGTTCAACATCAACTTCCCCGACATCAAGATTCACTGCTAGCGATCGCCTCCTAGCTCTCAACCAATCTGCAACATCACCTGTAACATGCTT
Proteins encoded in this window:
- the LOC142171570 gene encoding phosphatidylinositol 3,4,5-trisphosphate 3-phosphatase and protein-tyrosine-phosphatase PTEN2A-like, whose amino-acid sequence is MESESTSSSPQLSSKCSDTEAPKPVASQKDNAAQHTSKSPTSAISSWAKTLNFPQPVAPGQQGSATGDTGTSTFSRFASGLGLPFTSKASEANDSAGGNSPTTQSGVFESITKGLIDTSLNAVKAVQVKARHAVSQNKRRYQEGGFDLDMTYITENIIAMGFPAGDMSSGFFGYVEGFYRNHMEEVIKFFETHHKGKYKVYNLCSERLYDASLFGGKVASFPFDDHNCPPIHLIKLFCQSAYSWLKEDILNVVVVHCKAGMARTGLMICSLLLFLKFFPTAEECINYYNQKRCVDGKALILPSQIRYVKYFERILTQFGGETPPGRRCMLRGFRFHKCPSWIRPSITISSHSGILFSTKKHPKTKDLMPEDFWIRTQRKGIMVFALPGEPGLTELAGDFKIYFHDRQGDFYCWLNTSMMENRLILGVSELDGFDKRKLPSPGFQVEIVMVDYDGSVPEKSKADGAAKGKDPRQGNSSSSSERIKGNLNKNTVSGGQNRGDDVFSDSDGEEAAPSSTKSRTSASQTAAAGVDSGSQKEQIANLTHNAEQLSLRSSDPKSGASEIKDETVERAAIPNLGSSDIKAIAADASVFSFGDDDDYESE